The proteins below come from a single Fodinicurvata sp. EGI_FJ10296 genomic window:
- the rpe gene encoding ribulose-phosphate 3-epimerase, with protein MQKPTRIAPSILAADFARLGDEVQALTDAGADLVHIDVMDGHFVPNISMGPAITKALRPHSTLPFDVHLMIAPVDAFIGAFADAGADIITVHPEAGPHLHRTLQTIRVAGCRAGVSLNPATPISVLDHIIDDIDLILVMGVNPGFGGQSFIESQIDKIARIRKLIDASERPIDLEVDGGINFETAPRAVAAGADMLVAGTATFQGGPEHYARNIAALRG; from the coding sequence ATGCAGAAACCGACCCGGATCGCGCCGTCCATACTTGCCGCCGATTTCGCCCGCCTCGGCGACGAGGTTCAGGCGCTGACTGACGCTGGCGCGGATTTGGTGCATATCGACGTCATGGACGGCCATTTCGTGCCGAATATCTCCATGGGCCCGGCCATCACCAAAGCCCTGCGGCCGCATTCCACCCTGCCTTTCGATGTTCACCTGATGATCGCGCCCGTCGATGCCTTCATTGGCGCCTTCGCCGACGCCGGCGCCGACATCATCACCGTTCATCCCGAGGCCGGGCCGCACCTGCACCGGACGCTGCAGACGATCCGCGTGGCGGGGTGCCGGGCCGGCGTCAGTCTGAACCCGGCAACCCCGATCAGCGTGCTGGATCACATCATCGACGATATCGACCTGATCCTGGTCATGGGCGTCAATCCGGGGTTCGGCGGACAGTCCTTTATCGAAAGCCAGATCGACAAGATCGCGCGCATCCGCAAGCTGATTGACGCCTCTGAACGCCCGATCGACCTGGAGGTGGATGGGGGCATCAATTTCGAAACGGCGCCGCGGGCGGTCGCCGCCGGTGCGGATATGCTGGTAGCCGGCACGGCCACCTTCCAGGGCGGGCCGGAGCATTACGCCCGCAACATCGCGGCATTGCGCGGCTAA
- a CDS encoding heparinase II/III family protein, whose amino-acid sequence MTERDDPGDNPGGSDDQGPVKRSASRFIRRGLASLTYGNPFYTMTLGRGGARQFAVGWSDPWPGDARDGHALLDGQFRFGGQTVKFDGTDPESAAGAVWLPVGAGADFLTELHGFDWLRDLRTVSGVDARRFARVLVSSWIECFDAWHDTAWRPDILGIRLANCIGFYDFFGRSADDEFQARFFVSLHRQANHLSRSLASRLSEPMPGGREILALKGLIVAGVCLELGDPIVIAALDELEREIGDQVLSDGGHGRRNPELHVDLLRHLVDLRAILRSGDWVVPDSLLAAIDSLTPSARMFRHGDGCLALFNGGREGTPAAVDAVISQAAPTARTVRSLPEAGFERIAAGRTLVIMDTGAPFDPPFDYGAHAGALSFEMSIGRDRVVVNCGGYPGRASEEARAWNAVLRGTAAHSTMGVEDGNSVRLIAGGGVRDDPFTVTADREDAEGAVLIEATHDGYLDRFGLTHLRRLYLSADGDDLRGEDRLDGHAGQFFTARFHLHPSVAVSPGEDGASAHLRTASGLTLVFQVRASADDTALEVEESVYCGGREAMKSRQIVVSGITNASGATLKWGFRRDPQR is encoded by the coding sequence GTGACCGAACGGGACGATCCAGGCGACAACCCGGGCGGCAGCGACGACCAGGGCCCGGTCAAGCGGTCGGCGTCACGCTTTATCCGGCGGGGTTTGGCATCGTTAACCTATGGCAACCCGTTCTATACGATGACGCTTGGCCGCGGCGGCGCGCGCCAGTTCGCCGTTGGCTGGTCGGACCCGTGGCCCGGCGATGCGCGCGATGGCCACGCCTTGCTGGATGGCCAGTTTCGGTTCGGCGGCCAGACGGTGAAATTCGATGGCACCGATCCCGAATCGGCGGCGGGCGCGGTCTGGCTGCCGGTGGGCGCGGGTGCCGATTTCCTTACCGAGCTGCACGGTTTCGACTGGCTGCGCGACCTTCGCACCGTTTCGGGCGTCGATGCCCGTCGATTCGCCCGCGTGCTGGTGTCGTCATGGATCGAGTGTTTCGACGCGTGGCACGATACCGCGTGGCGGCCCGACATACTGGGCATCCGTCTCGCCAATTGTATCGGATTCTATGACTTTTTCGGCCGCAGCGCCGACGATGAGTTTCAGGCCCGCTTCTTCGTCAGTCTCCACCGGCAGGCCAATCATCTGAGCCGCAGTCTGGCATCGCGCTTGTCGGAACCGATGCCGGGCGGGCGCGAAATCCTGGCATTGAAGGGGCTGATCGTTGCCGGCGTCTGCCTGGAACTCGGCGATCCGATCGTAATCGCCGCACTTGATGAACTGGAACGCGAAATCGGCGATCAGGTTCTTTCGGACGGCGGTCATGGCCGCCGCAACCCGGAACTCCATGTCGATCTCCTCCGTCACCTGGTCGATCTTCGCGCCATTCTGCGATCGGGGGACTGGGTCGTTCCGGATTCGCTGCTGGCGGCGATCGACAGCCTGACACCATCGGCCCGGATGTTCCGGCACGGCGACGGTTGTCTGGCGCTGTTCAACGGCGGACGCGAAGGCACGCCTGCCGCGGTCGACGCCGTCATATCCCAGGCCGCACCGACCGCCCGCACCGTCCGCAGCCTGCCCGAGGCGGGATTCGAGCGCATCGCGGCCGGCCGCACGCTGGTCATCATGGATACCGGCGCCCCCTTTGATCCGCCCTTCGACTATGGCGCCCATGCCGGGGCGCTGTCGTTCGAAATGTCGATCGGCCGTGACCGCGTCGTCGTCAATTGCGGCGGCTATCCCGGCCGGGCCAGCGAAGAGGCGCGGGCATGGAACGCCGTGCTCCGGGGAACCGCCGCGCATTCCACCATGGGCGTGGAGGACGGCAACAGTGTCCGCCTGATCGCTGGCGGCGGGGTCCGGGACGACCCGTTCACGGTCACCGCCGACCGGGAAGACGCCGAAGGCGCCGTGCTGATCGAAGCCACCCATGACGGCTATCTCGACCGATTCGGGCTGACGCATCTGCGCCGCCTGTATCTCAGCGCCGACGGCGACGACCTGCGCGGCGAAGATCGCCTGGACGGGCATGCCGGGCAGTTCTTTACTGCCCGTTTCCACTTGCATCCCTCAGTGGCGGTCTCACCGGGCGAGGACGGCGCATCGGCGCATCTGCGCACGGCATCGGGATTGACGCTGGTCTTTCAGGTCCGGGCAAGCGCTGACGACACGGCCC